One Dictyostelium discoideum AX4 chromosome 3 chromosome, whole genome shotgun sequence genomic region harbors:
- the H3v2 gene encoding histone H3 domain-containing protein yields the protein MTSVNNNMTSRRNLVLREIKRQILWAWTDPKSYRMSVGAIHALRTAFECYMNIIMTDCAIMAAHGKRKTITDRDIAFHQYIKPFYLPRY from the exons atgacaagtgttaataataatatgacaagt AGAAGAAATTTAGTTTTGAGAGAAATCAAAAGACAGATTTTGTGGGCTTGGACCGATCCTAAAAGCTATAGAATGAGTGTCGGTGCTATTCATGCTCTTCGTACTGCTTTTGAATGCTACATGAATATTATAATGACCGATTGTGCTATAATGGCTGCTCatggaaaaagaaaaactatTACTGATAGAGATATTGCTTTTCATCAGTACATCAAACCATTTTATTTGCCACGTTATTAa
- the racI gene encoding Rho GTPase, giving the protein MQKSYIKLLVLGDSKTGKTTMMMTYSTGSFPTGYVPSHVDATSLDIEYNKQVCHVGFWDSSALAEFDNTRPSTYPNTNVIILCFSIDSPTSFENVSKKWIPEIRQYAPSIHTPIILLGTKCDLREDENTINLLKENNQMPPISYKQGLALSKEIKATMYLECSSLCNQGVNEIFKQVVRCHLYCKDGVLNDPTTTTSNTSKCIIQ; this is encoded by the exons atgcaaaa aTCATATATAAAGTTATTAGTATTAGGTGATAGTAAAACTGGAAAAACTACAATGATGATGACATATTCAACAGGTTCATTTCCAACAGGTTATGTACCATCACATGTTGATGCAACTTCATTAGATATAGAATATAATAAACAAGTATGTCATGTTGGATTTTGGGATTCATCAGCATTGGCAGAATTTGATAATACTCGTCCATCAACCTATCCAAATACTAATGTGATTATATtatgtttttcaattgattcaccaacatcatttgaaaatgtttcaaaaaaatGGATACCTGAAATTAGACAATATGCACCATCAATTCATACACCAATCATTTTATTAGGAACAAAATGTGATTTACGTGAAGATGAAAATactataaatttattaaaagaaaataatcaaatgcCACCAATTTCATATAAACAAGGTTTAGCattatcaaaagaaattaaagcaACTATGTATTTAGAATGTTCTTCACTTTGTAATCAGGGTGttaatgaaatatttaaacagGTAGTACGTTGTCATTTATATTGTAAAGATGGTGTTTTAAATgatccaacaacaacaacatcgaATACTTCAAAATGTATTatacaataa